The proteins below come from a single Myxosarcina sp. GI1 genomic window:
- a CDS encoding ribonuclease HII, which translates to MSDLDDRSSKLVTIAGVDEVGRGALFGPVVAAAVVAPLSSLPRLIELGVKDSKKLTAAKRQQLIEPIMATVIDGQIGLASVAEIDRLNILRASLLAMKRAVLRLKCTPTICLVDGKYKITDLLLEQQTLVKGDERSPLIGAASILAKVWRDNLTVDLATTYPQYDLAANKGYPTLKHRLALQKYGACPEHRSLFVRKYIN; encoded by the coding sequence ATGTCCGATTTAGACGATCGCAGCTCTAAATTAGTAACAATTGCTGGAGTAGATGAAGTAGGTAGAGGAGCTTTATTTGGTCCTGTAGTAGCAGCGGCAGTAGTCGCTCCTCTGTCTAGTTTGCCCAGGCTAATAGAATTGGGTGTTAAAGACAGTAAAAAACTTACGGCTGCCAAACGCCAACAGCTAATCGAACCAATTATGGCTACGGTTATTGACGGACAGATCGGATTGGCAAGCGTTGCTGAGATCGACCGCCTGAATATTTTAAGAGCTTCTTTATTAGCAATGAAAAGAGCCGTACTACGGTTAAAATGCACGCCGACAATTTGTTTAGTAGATGGCAAATATAAAATTACCGATCTATTGCTAGAACAACAAACTTTGGTAAAAGGTGACGAGCGATCGCCGTTAATTGGTGCGGCAAGTATTTTAGCCAAGGTATGGCGAGACAATTTAACGGTCGATCTGGCAACTACCTACCCTCAATACGATTTAGCCGCCAATAAAGGTTATCCAACCTTAAAACATCGTCTCGCACTGCAAAAGTATGGGGCTTGTCCAGAACATCGCAGTTTATTTGTTCGCAAATATATAAATTAA
- a CDS encoding NAD(P)/FAD-dependent oxidoreductase: MKLYDVAIVGAGMAGLTCARQLQQQGYRVIVLEKSRGVGGRVTTRRVGDRLTIDRGLPWLEVQGEQTQKLIEQLQQEAIIEPWNGRVYRLNRQGKIQPTEAKNRYVAPQGINAIAKYIARDLAIAKQCRITSVRYKDNAWQLISKTDSISAKAMVIAVPAPQAVDILKGIELDVSAEFTNQLQAVKYYPCITVSAGYEPCYFSDLPPWEVLNFDCSETIAKIIFDSRKKNNDLQPVFIFHSTPQFADKYLEETDLQPIGEQLLAEAAILQCTWFKSTQWMQVHRWRYAISRDWLDRSCLVTKSPLPLVCCGDWCSGKNLESALVSGLESAEAIANKVADNN, from the coding sequence AATCACGCGGTGTGGGAGGAAGAGTTACTACTAGAAGAGTTGGAGATCGCCTGACGATAGATCGGGGTTTGCCCTGGTTGGAAGTTCAGGGAGAACAAACTCAAAAGTTAATCGAGCAACTACAGCAAGAAGCAATAATTGAGCCTTGGAATGGTAGAGTTTATCGTTTAAACCGCCAGGGAAAGATACAGCCAACTGAAGCTAAAAATCGCTATGTCGCACCACAGGGAATCAATGCGATCGCCAAGTATATAGCCAGAGATTTGGCAATTGCCAAACAGTGTCGGATAACGAGTGTTAGATATAAAGATAACGCCTGGCAGCTTATTTCAAAGACAGACAGTATAAGCGCGAAAGCTATGGTTATTGCCGTTCCCGCACCTCAAGCCGTAGATATCTTAAAGGGAATAGAGCTTGATGTGTCTGCCGAGTTTACCAACCAATTGCAAGCGGTAAAGTATTATCCCTGCATTACGGTTTCTGCTGGATACGAACCATGCTATTTTTCAGATTTACCGCCTTGGGAAGTGTTAAATTTTGACTGTAGCGAAACAATTGCCAAAATCATTTTTGACAGCAGGAAAAAAAATAACGATCTTCAACCCGTATTTATTTTTCATAGCACTCCTCAGTTTGCTGACAAATATTTAGAGGAAACAGATTTACAACCTATTGGAGAACAGCTACTAGCTGAGGCAGCTATATTACAGTGTACTTGGTTTAAATCTACGCAATGGATGCAGGTTCATCGCTGGCGTTATGCAATTTCTAGAGACTGGTTAGATCGCAGTTGTTTGGTTACCAAATCTCCTCTACCATTAGTGTGTTGTGGTGATTGGTGCAGCGGAAAAAATCTCGAAAGTGCTTTGGTTTCTGGGTTAGAAAGTGCGGAAGCGATCGCCAATAAAGTAGCAGATAATAACTAG
- a CDS encoding DUF1997 domain-containing protein — MYASFNSSESINIAVENRDIPIQHYLRQSQRVVEAIANPRLMKQLEDNLYELKMRPINFMEIYHFQPIVILKVWSGNKGTVYLQSQGCEIKGIDYINRRFALKLKGILYPQETNGQTTLEGQADLEVSVEIPSALALTPKFFLERAGNKLLKSVLVRIKQKLTAQLVRDYQTWADNEEKTVSKNELGIQEIH, encoded by the coding sequence ATGTACGCTAGTTTTAACTCCTCAGAATCAATAAACATAGCTGTTGAAAATCGCGATATTCCGATACAGCATTATTTACGTCAGTCTCAAAGGGTAGTTGAGGCAATTGCCAATCCTCGCTTGATGAAACAGCTTGAAGACAACTTGTACGAGTTAAAAATGCGTCCGATTAATTTTATGGAAATATACCATTTCCAGCCGATTGTCATCCTCAAAGTTTGGTCGGGAAACAAGGGAACTGTATATCTCCAATCACAGGGATGTGAAATTAAGGGCATAGACTATATCAATCGTCGCTTTGCTTTAAAACTCAAAGGAATATTATATCCTCAAGAAACTAACGGACAAACTACTCTAGAAGGTCAAGCAGATCTTGAAGTTAGCGTAGAAATACCTAGCGCGCTCGCTCTAACTCCTAAATTTTTTTTAGAAAGAGCTGGCAATAAACTATTAAAAAGTGTTTTGGTCAGAATCAAACAAAAACTAACCGCTCAACTAGTTCGAGATTACCAAACGTGGGCGGATAATGAAGAAAAGACAGTGTCAAAAAATGAATTGGGAATACAAGAGATTCATTAA
- a CDS encoding Rne/Rng family ribonuclease, whose amino-acid sequence MPKQIIIAEQHHLAAVFWEEHIQELIVATGNQQVSDIYLGSVENVIPGIDAAFVNIGDAERNGFIHVSDLGPLRLKKTAAAITELLEPHQKALVQVMKEPTGNKGPRLTGNITLPGRYLVLMPYGKGVKLSRRISVENERSRLRALAILIKPPGMGLLVRTEAEGKAEEAIIEDLEFLQKQWESIQYQANSAKPPILLNRDDDFIQRVLRDVYSADVNTIVVDSPAGVKRIRQHLMNWSGGRSPQGVFIDHHQEQQPILEYYRVNAAIREALKPRVELPSGGYIIIEPTEALTVIDVNSGSFTRSATARETVLWTNTEAATEIARQLRLRNIGGVIVVDFIDMDSRRDQLKLLEHFTKALKGDKARPQIAQLSELGLVELTRKRQGKNIYELFGQTCHTCGGLGQLANLPAKAEAEAIESSPIAVPAIARESANSVRPILPNSVERSDRSAPVVESSPDLDRDRPARQLELATNDRDLGDINGSRRRRRRSKDLLIKDESGEAETSEANINNLDRDSDRYNNNDERKSRLQSRVRGEEADLETVFVELSELEQEIYALLGVSPIINTQKEYKDPKSVLVYVRAAEEALPVATAASKASNTTDATDNETASNSPTVESKEENNGSAEDTEDTSDRRRRRRRRSSATK is encoded by the coding sequence ATGCCAAAACAAATTATTATTGCCGAGCAACATCATCTAGCAGCGGTCTTTTGGGAAGAACACATACAAGAATTAATCGTAGCTACTGGCAATCAACAGGTTAGCGATATTTATCTAGGTTCGGTAGAAAATGTAATTCCTGGTATAGATGCAGCTTTTGTAAATATAGGTGATGCCGAACGTAACGGCTTTATTCACGTCAGCGATTTGGGTCCTTTGCGTTTAAAGAAAACCGCAGCCGCCATTACCGAACTATTAGAGCCACACCAGAAAGCCCTGGTGCAGGTAATGAAAGAACCGACGGGTAATAAAGGTCCTAGATTGACGGGTAATATAACTTTACCAGGACGTTACCTGGTACTAATGCCTTATGGTAAAGGTGTCAAACTATCTCGGCGTATTTCAGTTGAAAACGAACGCAGTCGTCTTCGCGCTCTCGCTATTTTAATTAAGCCTCCAGGCATGGGTTTGCTTGTCAGAACTGAAGCAGAGGGAAAAGCAGAAGAAGCTATTATTGAAGACTTGGAGTTTTTGCAAAAACAGTGGGAATCAATTCAATATCAGGCGAACTCTGCTAAACCTCCAATATTACTAAATCGCGATGACGATTTTATTCAGCGTGTTTTGAGAGACGTTTATTCGGCTGATGTCAATACGATTGTGGTAGATTCGCCAGCAGGAGTCAAACGAATCAGACAACACCTGATGAACTGGAGCGGTGGGCGTTCTCCTCAAGGAGTTTTTATCGACCATCATCAAGAACAGCAGCCTATTTTAGAATATTATCGGGTAAATGCAGCAATTCGAGAAGCACTGAAGCCAAGGGTAGAACTACCGTCGGGTGGCTATATTATCATCGAACCGACAGAAGCTCTAACAGTTATTGATGTTAACTCTGGTTCTTTTACCCGTTCGGCAACAGCCAGAGAAACGGTGTTGTGGACTAACACAGAAGCAGCTACAGAAATCGCACGTCAGCTACGCTTGCGTAACATTGGCGGAGTAATCGTAGTTGATTTTATTGATATGGACTCGCGGCGCGATCAGTTAAAATTACTCGAACATTTTACTAAAGCTTTAAAAGGAGACAAAGCTAGACCGCAAATTGCTCAACTCTCCGAACTAGGTTTGGTTGAGTTGACCCGCAAACGTCAGGGTAAAAATATTTACGAGCTATTCGGTCAAACATGTCATACCTGCGGTGGTTTAGGTCAGTTAGCTAACCTACCAGCAAAAGCCGAAGCCGAAGCCATAGAAAGTTCGCCAATAGCGGTTCCAGCTATTGCCCGCGAATCGGCTAATAGCGTTCGCCCAATTTTGCCCAATTCCGTCGAGCGCAGCGACCGTAGCGCACCAGTAGTCGAATCTTCTCCAGATTTAGATCGCGACCGTCCCGCTCGCCAACTAGAATTAGCAACTAACGACAGAGATCTAGGAGATATAAATGGTAGTCGCCGTCGCCGCCGCCGCTCTAAAGATTTGTTAATTAAAGACGAATCGGGAGAAGCTGAAACTTCAGAAGCTAATATTAATAATTTAGACCGCGATAGCGATCGCTACAACAATAACGACGAGCGCAAATCGAGACTGCAATCTCGCGTGCGAGGAGAAGAAGCCGACTTAGAAACGGTCTTTGTAGAACTGTCCGAATTAGAGCAGGAGATATACGCTTTATTAGGAGTGTCTCCTATTATTAATACGCAAAAAGAATATAAAGATCCTAAATCAGTTTTAGTGTATGTCAGAGCGGCTGAAGAAGCTTTACCAGTAGCAACTGCTGCTTCAAAAGCATCAAACACGACTGACGCTACAGACAACGAAACCGCTTCAAATTCACCAACTGTGGAATCCAAAGAAGAAAACAATGGCTCTGCTGAGGATACTGAAGATACATCCGATCGCCGTCGCCGCCGTCGTCGCCGTTCGTCAGCAACTAAATAG